In a single window of the Streptomyces sp. NBC_00285 genome:
- a CDS encoding FGGY-family carbohydrate kinase, protein MTDENETAWLGIDLGTQSVRVLAVTADGTVLGRGSAPLGGRREGGRHEQDPGEWWEAVRTASRSALTTLTGVRIGGLAVCGTSGTVLLTDAAGRPTSPALMYDDSRAADRAARLREAGLAVQDTWALPKALWLVDAHGRGRVTHQPDVVTARLAGGPVPTDSSHALKTGYDLRRDTWPDIDLDLPEVVLPGTRLGEVCPAAAEATGIPAGTPVIAGMTDGCAAQIAAGALRHGSWNSVLGTTLVLKGAAPDPVLDPTGVVYNHRAPGGTWLPGGASSVGAGALPADADPVAMDKRAAAFEPSGTVAYPLVSRGERFPFLAPDATALLLGTPADDADRWAGLLQGVGFAERLCLDYLHHLGAPLDGPLTFTGGAARSPYWNQLRADILARPARVPEQPEPALGMAALAVHGTTGIPLADAAERMVRIRTVVEPRPGRTEVFAEPYARLLDELTARGWLPAEVTAHARARLDRDAAHS, encoded by the coding sequence ATGACAGACGAGAACGAGACGGCGTGGCTGGGGATCGACCTCGGCACCCAGAGCGTCCGCGTGCTGGCGGTGACGGCCGACGGAACCGTGCTGGGCCGGGGCTCCGCCCCGCTCGGCGGCCGGCGCGAGGGCGGGCGGCACGAGCAGGATCCGGGGGAGTGGTGGGAGGCGGTGCGCACGGCGTCCCGGTCCGCGCTCACCACTCTGACGGGCGTACGGATCGGCGGACTCGCGGTGTGCGGGACGTCCGGGACGGTCCTGCTGACGGACGCGGCGGGACGGCCGACGAGCCCGGCGCTGATGTACGACGACTCCCGCGCGGCGGACCGGGCGGCGCGGCTGCGGGAGGCGGGGCTCGCGGTGCAGGACACCTGGGCGCTGCCGAAGGCGCTGTGGCTCGTCGACGCTCACGGAAGGGGCCGCGTCACCCACCAGCCCGACGTCGTCACCGCACGGCTGGCCGGCGGGCCGGTGCCCACCGACTCCAGTCACGCCCTCAAGACGGGTTACGACCTCCGGCGCGACACCTGGCCGGATATCGACCTGGACCTCCCCGAGGTCGTCCTGCCCGGGACCAGGCTCGGCGAGGTCTGCCCGGCTGCCGCCGAGGCGACCGGTATCCCCGCCGGGACCCCCGTCATCGCCGGGATGACCGACGGCTGCGCGGCCCAGATCGCGGCGGGCGCCCTGCGCCACGGCTCCTGGAACTCGGTCCTCGGTACCACCCTCGTCCTCAAGGGGGCCGCCCCGGACCCGGTCCTGGACCCCACCGGAGTGGTCTACAACCACCGGGCGCCGGGCGGGACCTGGCTGCCCGGCGGGGCGTCGAGCGTGGGCGCGGGGGCGCTCCCGGCGGACGCCGACCCCGTGGCGATGGACAAGCGTGCGGCCGCCTTCGAGCCGTCCGGCACGGTCGCCTACCCGCTGGTGTCGCGCGGGGAGCGGTTCCCGTTCCTGGCCCCGGACGCCACCGCCCTCCTCCTGGGCACCCCCGCCGACGACGCCGACCGCTGGGCCGGGCTCCTGCAGGGCGTGGGGTTCGCGGAGCGCCTGTGCCTGGACTACCTGCACCACCTGGGCGCCCCGCTGGACGGCCCGCTCACCTTCACCGGGGGCGCGGCCCGCAGCCCGTACTGGAACCAGCTCCGCGCCGACATCCTCGCCCGCCCGGCCCGCGTCCCCGAACAGCCCGAACCGGCCCTGGGAATGGCCGCGCTGGCCGTCCACGGCACCACCGGGATCCCCCTCGCGGATGCCGCCGAGCGCATGGTCCGCATCCGCACGGTCGTGGAGCCGCGCCCCGGCCGCACCGAGGTCTTCGCCGAGCCGTACGCCCGTCTCCTCGACGAGCTCACGGCCCGAGGGTGGCTCCCCGCGGAGGTGACCGCCCACGCGCGCGCCCGGCTCGACCGGGATGCCGCACACTCATGA
- a CDS encoding 2-hydroxyacid dehydrogenase, protein MTQRTDPVRVVAAGDHFVLPGLIAGAVAAELGGIPVRTRELTLGWPLEPFGPVAEVTEASDAEDELIEALPGAEVLVTQMGPVTERVLAAADSLRLVVVCRGGPVNVNLDAAKARDVRVCFAPGRNAAATAEFTVGTLLAALRRIPQAHGLLAGQGSWEGAAYYTYEHSGLELEDLPVGLVGYGAVGSRVARALCAFGAQVMVYDPYVRGEIHGLRVSSLDQLLARSRVITLHARLTAETRGLIGARELALLPEGAVVVNVARGPLLDESALCDALESGHLSAAALDTYEHEPLPPQSRLHALADRVVLTPHLGGASRSVAEKAARIAAEEVGRWVRGERLAHCLT, encoded by the coding sequence ATGACCCAGAGGACCGATCCCGTACGTGTCGTGGCGGCCGGCGACCACTTCGTGCTGCCGGGGCTGATCGCCGGGGCCGTCGCGGCCGAGCTGGGCGGCATCCCGGTCAGGACGAGGGAGTTGACGCTCGGCTGGCCCCTGGAGCCCTTCGGTCCCGTCGCGGAGGTGACGGAGGCGAGCGACGCCGAGGACGAACTGATCGAGGCGCTCCCGGGAGCGGAGGTGCTGGTCACCCAGATGGGCCCGGTCACCGAGCGGGTGCTGGCCGCCGCCGACTCCCTGCGGCTGGTCGTGGTCTGCCGCGGCGGCCCGGTCAACGTGAACCTGGACGCGGCCAAGGCCCGGGACGTCCGGGTGTGCTTCGCGCCCGGCCGCAACGCCGCCGCCACCGCCGAGTTCACCGTCGGCACACTGCTCGCCGCGCTGCGCCGCATCCCGCAGGCCCACGGCCTGCTCGCCGGCCAGGGCAGCTGGGAGGGCGCCGCCTACTACACGTACGAGCACAGCGGTCTGGAGCTGGAGGACCTGCCCGTCGGACTCGTCGGCTACGGCGCCGTCGGCAGCAGGGTCGCGCGCGCACTGTGCGCCTTCGGGGCGCAGGTGATGGTGTACGACCCCTATGTGCGCGGCGAGATCCACGGCCTGCGCGTCTCCTCCCTCGACCAGCTCCTCGCCCGCTCCCGGGTGATCACCCTGCACGCCCGCCTCACCGCCGAGACCCGCGGTCTGATCGGCGCCCGTGAACTGGCGCTGCTGCCCGAGGGTGCGGTCGTGGTGAACGTGGCCCGCGGACCGCTCCTGGACGAGTCCGCCCTGTGCGACGCGCTGGAGAGCGGCCATCTGTCGGCCGCAGCCCTCGACACCTACGAGCACGAACCGCTGCCTCCCCAGTCCCGGCTGCACGCCCTGGCCGACCGGGTCGTCCTGACCCCGCACCTCGGCGGGGCGAGCCGCTCGGTGGCCGAGAAGGCGGCGAGGATCGCGGCGGAGGAGGTGGGCCGCTGGGTGCGGGGGGAGCGGTTGGCGCACTGCTTGACGTGA
- a CDS encoding FGGY-family carbohydrate kinase — MYVGIDVGTSVVKAAAFDAEGRQLAVESRPVELSLHGGFVEQDMTEVYDAVVDVLARLTGRVPEPVELAGLTGQGDGVWLVDREGRPVRSAVSWMDGRAHELLDQWLADGTFETVFRRTGGAMFPGSPGPLLAWLDRHDPKSLDAAAAALYCKDMVFQRLTGATLGVSDVSDASMPFLDPRTRSYDNGVVELLGLTRRRRLLPPVGDPIATGETRGEGLPPGTRLSNGPYDLPACALGAGVTAPGDGLLIVGTCLAALVATTELDLSGEPAGLYISTDRPGHRLRAMPAMVGTAALDWVLSTTGVTHAEVDDLLAATPPGAHGVGVLPYFAPSGERAPFVEPHLRAELSGVSLETTRADLVRATCEGIGYAARHCLEAAGLTGSLAVCGGGTRSSAWMRLLADVLGRPLRVVEGEVGARGAVLAAAERYGVPLDAAAWTEPTAIVEPDAGRASYYAKGYEEHLVRLREARGRARR; from the coding sequence ATGTACGTCGGTATCGATGTGGGCACATCCGTCGTCAAGGCCGCCGCCTTCGACGCCGAGGGCCGTCAACTGGCCGTCGAGTCACGCCCGGTGGAGCTCTCCCTGCACGGCGGGTTCGTCGAGCAGGACATGACGGAGGTCTACGACGCCGTCGTCGACGTCCTCGCCAGGCTGACCGGGCGGGTGCCCGAGCCGGTGGAGCTGGCCGGACTGACCGGGCAGGGTGACGGGGTGTGGCTGGTCGACCGGGAGGGGCGGCCGGTGCGGTCCGCGGTGTCCTGGATGGACGGGCGGGCCCACGAACTGCTCGACCAGTGGCTGGCGGACGGCACGTTCGAGACGGTGTTCCGGCGGACCGGCGGCGCGATGTTCCCCGGCTCGCCGGGGCCGTTGCTGGCCTGGCTCGACCGGCACGACCCGAAGTCCCTGGATGCCGCCGCGGCCGCCCTGTACTGCAAGGACATGGTCTTCCAGCGGCTGACGGGTGCCACCCTGGGGGTGTCGGACGTGTCGGACGCGTCCATGCCGTTCCTCGATCCGCGGACGAGGTCGTACGACAACGGGGTGGTGGAGCTGCTGGGACTCACCCGTCGCCGTCGGCTGCTGCCTCCCGTCGGTGACCCGATCGCCACCGGCGAGACCCGGGGAGAGGGGCTGCCGCCCGGGACCCGGCTGTCGAACGGGCCGTACGACCTGCCGGCCTGTGCGCTCGGCGCCGGGGTCACCGCGCCGGGCGACGGACTCCTCATCGTCGGCACCTGTCTGGCGGCGCTGGTCGCCACGACCGAGCTCGATCTGAGCGGTGAGCCCGCCGGGCTGTACATCTCCACCGACCGGCCGGGGCACCGGCTGCGGGCGATGCCGGCGATGGTCGGGACGGCGGCGCTGGACTGGGTGCTGTCCACGACGGGCGTCACCCATGCCGAGGTCGACGACCTGCTGGCCGCGACCCCGCCGGGGGCGCACGGGGTCGGGGTGCTGCCGTACTTCGCGCCCTCCGGCGAGCGGGCCCCCTTCGTCGAGCCGCATCTGCGGGCCGAGCTGAGCGGGGTCTCGCTGGAGACGACCAGGGCCGACCTGGTCCGGGCGACCTGCGAGGGCATCGGGTACGCGGCCCGGCACTGTCTGGAGGCGGCGGGGCTGACGGGGTCGCTCGCGGTGTGCGGGGGCGGGACGCGGAGTTCCGCGTGGATGCGGTTGCTGGCGGACGTGCTGGGACGGCCGTTGCGGGTCGTCGAGGGGGAGGTGGGCGCCCGGGGAGCGGTGCTGGCGGCCGCGGAACGCTACGGGGTCCCGCTGGACGCGGCCGCGTGGACCGAGCCGACGGCGATCGTGGAGCCGGACGCGGGGCGGGCCTCGTACTACGCGAAGGGGTACGAGGAACACCTGGTGCGGCTGCGGGAGGCACGCGGGCGGGCACGGCGCTGA
- a CDS encoding mycothiol-dependent nitroreductase Rv2466c family protein yields the protein MSESASAPGKTPVDFWFDPLCPWAWMTSRWVLEVEKVRDIEVRWHIMSLAVLNEPKIDELPEEYRELLETKAWQPIRVVTAAWQKHGSDILGPLYTALGTRIHNEGQGPTREAVEGALAEVGLPADLIEYFDQKDFEFDAELRASHKEGIDKVGQDVGTPVIAVPGPDGEQIAFFGPVVTPAPKGEEAARLWDGTVAVASVPGFYEIKRSRTKGPDFSNL from the coding sequence ATGTCCGAGTCCGCGAGCGCTCCCGGCAAGACCCCCGTCGACTTCTGGTTCGACCCGCTGTGCCCCTGGGCCTGGATGACCTCCCGCTGGGTCCTGGAGGTCGAGAAGGTCCGTGACATCGAGGTGCGCTGGCACATCATGAGCCTGGCGGTGCTGAACGAACCGAAGATCGACGAGCTTCCCGAGGAGTACCGCGAGCTGCTGGAGACCAAGGCCTGGCAGCCGATCCGGGTGGTCACCGCGGCCTGGCAGAAGCACGGCTCCGACATCCTCGGCCCGCTGTACACCGCACTCGGCACCCGTATCCACAACGAGGGCCAGGGCCCGACGCGCGAGGCCGTCGAGGGCGCCCTGGCGGAGGTCGGCCTGCCCGCCGACCTGATCGAGTACTTCGACCAGAAGGACTTCGAGTTCGACGCCGAGCTGCGCGCCTCCCACAAGGAGGGCATCGACAAGGTCGGCCAGGACGTCGGCACCCCGGTCATCGCGGTCCCCGGCCCCGACGGCGAGCAGATCGCCTTCTTCGGCCCGGTCGTCACCCCGGCCCCCAAGGGCGAGGAGGCCGCCCGCCTCTGGGACGGCACCGTGGCGGTCGCCTCGGTCCCGGGCTTCTACGAGATCAAGCGCTCCCGCACGAAGGGGCCGGACTTCAGCAACCTGTAG
- the pepN gene encoding aminopeptidase N yields MPGENLSRDEARERAALLSVDGYDVSLDLRSAVGDQAGDGPRTFRSVTTIRFRCNEPGASSFADLIAPSVTALSLNGRDLDPGEVFDGSRIALEDLAADNELIVDAQCAYSRTGEGMHRFVDPEDGEVYLYTQYEPADSRRVYANFEQPDLKAPYRFEVRAPEGWTVWSNGAGDLADGVWRFAETKPISTYITCVVAGPYHYVTDSYSRTFADGTTLEIPLGALCRKGLAPYFDSDDVFLVTKQGLDFFHEHFDYPYPFGKYDQAFVPEYNLGAMENPGIVTFREEFIFRGKVTQASYEGRANVILHEMAHMWFGDLVTMVWWDDLWLKESFADFMGTFANVGATRFKDAWITFANRRKAWAYRADQLPSTHPITADIRDLQDAKLNFDGITYAKGASVLKQLVAYVGQDAFLEGARRYFKRHAYGNTGLGDLLSVLAETSGRDMDTWARSWLQTAGVNSLTPQVVLDVEGGRIAELTVLQDAAAIAPADHPELRPHRVVVGLYRTEDRRLVRYERAEVDVDGPRTVVVELAGADAPELVLVNDEDLTYAKTRFDAVSLATLRDRLGALTDPMARALCWSALWNMTRDALLLAPDFIDLVAQYGRRETDIGVLQMLHAWANSALVNYSPPWWREIGAEILAHIAERDLRNAEPGSEQQLAWARFFASVASAPDELALLRGLLDGTEKVDGLVVDQELRWAFLEPLTAHGVADEAVVAAELARDDTASGKRHQVRTLAARPSAAVKAQAWVQVVESEALSNAQVEATIAGFVQPSQRELLAPYAEKYFATIERVWQERSIQIAMNIVSGLFPSLQDSQATLDAADAWLAAHEDAAPALRRLVLEGRDDLARALRGQACDAGAVNHG; encoded by the coding sequence GTGCCCGGTGAGAATCTGTCCCGTGACGAGGCCCGGGAGCGGGCCGCCCTGCTGTCCGTCGACGGGTACGACGTGTCCCTCGACCTGCGCTCGGCGGTCGGCGACCAGGCCGGGGACGGACCGCGTACGTTCCGGTCCGTGACCACGATCCGCTTCCGGTGCAACGAGCCGGGCGCGTCGAGCTTCGCGGACCTGATCGCGCCGAGCGTCACGGCGCTCTCGCTGAACGGCCGGGACCTCGACCCGGGCGAGGTCTTCGACGGCTCCCGGATCGCCCTGGAGGACCTGGCGGCCGACAACGAGCTGATCGTCGACGCCCAGTGCGCCTACTCCCGCACCGGTGAGGGCATGCACCGCTTCGTCGACCCCGAGGACGGCGAGGTCTACCTCTACACGCAGTACGAGCCGGCCGACTCCCGCCGGGTCTACGCGAACTTCGAGCAGCCGGACCTCAAGGCGCCCTACCGCTTCGAGGTGCGGGCCCCCGAGGGCTGGACGGTGTGGAGCAACGGGGCCGGGGACCTGGCCGACGGTGTCTGGCGGTTCGCGGAGACGAAGCCGATCTCGACGTACATCACGTGCGTGGTGGCGGGGCCGTACCACTACGTCACCGACTCGTACTCCCGTACCTTCGCCGACGGCACGACGCTGGAGATCCCCCTCGGTGCCCTGTGCCGGAAGGGGCTCGCCCCCTACTTCGACTCCGACGACGTCTTCCTCGTCACCAAGCAGGGCCTGGACTTCTTCCACGAGCACTTCGACTACCCGTACCCCTTCGGGAAGTACGACCAGGCGTTCGTGCCCGAGTACAACCTCGGCGCGATGGAGAACCCGGGGATCGTCACCTTCCGCGAGGAGTTCATCTTTCGGGGCAAGGTCACCCAGGCGTCCTACGAGGGCCGGGCCAACGTCATCCTGCACGAGATGGCGCACATGTGGTTCGGCGACCTGGTCACCATGGTGTGGTGGGACGACCTGTGGCTGAAGGAGTCCTTCGCGGACTTCATGGGCACCTTCGCCAACGTCGGCGCGACCCGCTTCAAGGACGCCTGGATCACCTTCGCCAACCGCCGCAAGGCCTGGGCGTACCGCGCCGACCAGCTGCCCTCCACGCACCCGATCACCGCCGACATCCGCGACCTCCAGGACGCCAAGCTCAACTTCGACGGCATCACGTACGCCAAGGGCGCGTCCGTGCTGAAGCAGCTCGTCGCGTACGTCGGCCAGGACGCGTTCCTGGAGGGCGCGCGGCGCTACTTCAAGCGGCACGCGTACGGCAACACGGGTCTCGGTGATCTGCTGTCGGTGCTGGCGGAGACCAGCGGGCGCGACATGGACACGTGGGCGCGGTCCTGGCTCCAGACGGCCGGGGTCAACTCCCTCACCCCGCAGGTGGTGTTGGACGTGGAGGGTGGCCGGATCGCCGAGCTGACGGTGCTTCAGGACGCGGCTGCCATTGCCCCGGCGGACCACCCCGAACTCCGCCCGCACCGGGTGGTCGTGGGCCTCTACCGGACGGAGGACAGGCGTCTCGTCCGGTACGAGCGGGCCGAGGTGGACGTCGACGGCCCGCGTACGGTCGTGGTGGAGCTGGCCGGTGCGGACGCGCCGGAGCTGGTGCTCGTCAACGACGAGGACCTCACGTACGCCAAGACCCGTTTCGACGCCGTGTCGTTGGCGACCCTGCGGGACCGGCTCGGGGCGCTGACCGACCCGATGGCGCGCGCCCTGTGCTGGTCGGCGCTGTGGAACATGACGCGGGACGCATTGCTGCTCGCGCCCGACTTCATCGACCTGGTGGCGCAGTACGGGCGCCGGGAGACCGACATCGGCGTCCTCCAGATGTTGCACGCGTGGGCGAACTCGGCGCTGGTCAACTACTCGCCGCCGTGGTGGCGCGAGATCGGTGCGGAGATCCTGGCGCACATCGCGGAGCGGGATCTGCGGAACGCCGAGCCCGGCAGCGAGCAACAACTGGCCTGGGCGCGGTTCTTCGCGTCGGTGGCGTCGGCGCCGGACGAACTGGCGCTGCTGCGGGGCCTGTTGGACGGCACGGAGAAGGTGGACGGGCTGGTGGTCGACCAGGAGCTGCGCTGGGCGTTCCTGGAGCCGCTGACCGCGCACGGCGTCGCCGACGAGGCCGTGGTGGCCGCCGAACTGGCCCGGGACGACACCGCGTCCGGCAAGCGCCACCAGGTCCGCACGCTCGCCGCCCGCCCCTCGGCGGCCGTCAAGGCGCAGGCGTGGGTGCAGGTCGTGGAGTCGGAGGCGCTGTCCAACGCGCAGGTCGAGGCGACGATCGCGGGCTTCGTGCAGCCGTCGCAGCGGGAGCTGCTGGCGCCGTACGCGGAGAAGTACTTCGCGACGATCGAGCGGGTGTGGCAGGAGCGGTCGATCCAGATCGCGATGAACATCGTGTCGGGGCTGTTCCCCTCCCTGCAGGACTCGCAGGCCACGCTGGACGCGGCCGACGCGTGGCTCGCCGCGCACGAGGACGCGGCACCCGCGCTGCGGCGGCTGGTGCTGGAGGGACGGGACGATCTGGCGCGGGCGCTGCGGGGGCAGGCGTGCGATGCCGGGGCCGTCAACCACGGGTGA
- a CDS encoding glycosyltransferase, whose amino-acid sequence MLSVYEGFFSGGARIVHSDIVLGLTEGGQRHQVLSLYGEVHREATRQLMADDTCYRALTAAGVGVTTLGRTFRGTGVPAGFTGPELAETARATAGADVILSLKEQPLGLLNQAGLPRRPVVVCLHRSDPENQGAALGELKAAIADGTVVACVCCAESTRAAYQAAGIPAGLLHVIPNGVDLFRFRPDAARRLATRTELGIGPAAPVVVFAARYDAMKNVPLLLAAARAWLGRVPDGQVLMCGAGMTAANTGLTADVAEAFGTRPGLTDRLRLLGVRRDMEMLYAASDVVALTSAWGEAAPLCLIEGMMCGAVPVATDVGDSAAIVAGHGLVTAPDPEVIAAAWSQAVASRADLAPALVASRERFSRTRMIASYAALLDRTAADVLPEFDDSPAA is encoded by the coding sequence GTGCTGTCGGTGTACGAGGGTTTCTTCTCCGGTGGGGCCCGGATCGTGCACAGCGACATCGTTCTGGGCCTCACCGAGGGCGGCCAGCGCCATCAGGTGCTCAGTCTGTACGGCGAGGTGCACCGGGAGGCGACCCGCCAGCTGATGGCGGACGACACCTGCTACCGCGCGCTGACCGCGGCCGGGGTGGGTGTCACCACCCTCGGCCGCACCTTCCGCGGCACCGGCGTTCCGGCCGGGTTCACCGGCCCGGAACTGGCCGAAACCGCCCGGGCGACGGCGGGCGCGGACGTCATCCTGTCCCTGAAGGAACAGCCGCTGGGGCTGCTCAACCAGGCCGGGCTGCCGCGCCGCCCGGTCGTGGTCTGTCTGCACCGCTCCGACCCGGAGAACCAGGGCGCCGCCCTCGGCGAACTGAAGGCCGCCATCGCCGACGGCACGGTCGTGGCCTGCGTCTGCTGCGCCGAGTCCACGAGGGCCGCCTACCAGGCCGCCGGCATCCCCGCGGGCCTGCTCCACGTGATCCCCAACGGCGTCGACCTCTTCCGCTTCCGCCCCGACGCGGCCCGCCGTCTCGCGACCCGCACGGAACTCGGCATCGGCCCCGCGGCCCCCGTGGTCGTCTTCGCCGCCCGCTACGACGCCATGAAGAACGTGCCCCTGCTGCTCGCCGCCGCCCGCGCCTGGCTCGGCCGTGTCCCCGACGGGCAGGTGCTGATGTGCGGGGCGGGCATGACGGCGGCGAACACGGGCCTGACGGCTGACGTCGCGGAGGCGTTCGGTACCCGGCCGGGCCTCACGGACCGGCTGCGCCTGCTCGGCGTCCGGCGCGACATGGAGATGCTCTACGCCGCCTCCGACGTTGTCGCCCTCACCTCCGCGTGGGGCGAGGCGGCACCCCTGTGCCTGATCGAGGGCATGATGTGCGGCGCGGTCCCGGTGGCGACCGACGTCGGCGACAGCGCGGCGATCGTGGCGGGCCACGGCCTGGTCACGGCCCCGGACCCGGAGGTGATCGCGGCGGCGTGGTCACAGGCGGTGGCCTCCCGCGCCGACCTCGCCCCGGCCCTCGTCGCGAGCCGTGAACGCTTCAGCCGTACGAGGATGATCGCGTCGTACGCGGCCCTGCTGGACCGCACCGCGGCGGATGTCCTCCCGGAGTTCGACGACTCCCCGGCCGCCTGA
- a CDS encoding serine hydrolase domain-containing protein — protein sequence MTVRTTVVVGATAVALTTGLAAPAMAAGSDTHAATRQAVRAAVKDGVPGVTLTAKDGRSTWSATAGVGDLRTHAPRSADDRYRVGSITKTFVSTVLLQLEAEGRLSLDDKVDKWLPGLVHGNGHDGGRITVRQLLNHTSGIFNYTADDTFGRTYFLKDGFLKHRYDTKSAGELVAIAMTHKPDFAPGASWNYSNTNYVVAGMVIQKVTGRSYGEEIRHRIIGPLHLRATSVPGTRVTVPQPSSRAYSKLAQTATGPTYDVTRLNPSLASSAGEMISDSADLDRFYSALLRGRLLPPKQLKEMKTTVAVEGIPNAGYGLGLIDRELSCGVHVWGHDGGIHGSSSAAVTTADGRHSVAFNFNGDWSGNSDAVLEAEFCGK from the coding sequence ATGACCGTACGTACGACTGTGGTGGTCGGGGCGACTGCCGTGGCACTCACGACCGGCCTCGCCGCCCCGGCGATGGCGGCCGGGTCCGATACTCATGCGGCCACCCGGCAGGCCGTCCGTGCCGCGGTGAAGGACGGTGTGCCGGGCGTGACGCTGACGGCGAAGGACGGCCGGAGCACCTGGTCGGCCACCGCCGGGGTCGGCGATCTCAGGACACACGCGCCGCGTTCGGCGGACGACCGCTACCGCGTCGGCTCCATCACCAAGACCTTCGTCTCCACCGTGCTGCTCCAACTGGAGGCGGAAGGGCGGCTGTCGCTCGACGACAAGGTCGACAAGTGGCTGCCGGGCCTGGTCCACGGCAACGGCCACGACGGCGGCCGGATCACGGTCCGCCAGCTCCTCAACCACACGAGCGGAATCTTCAACTACACCGCCGACGACACGTTCGGGCGGACGTACTTCCTCAAGGACGGCTTCCTCAAGCACCGTTACGACACCAAGAGCGCCGGGGAACTCGTCGCGATCGCCATGACCCACAAGCCGGACTTCGCGCCGGGCGCGTCCTGGAACTACTCCAACACCAACTACGTCGTGGCGGGCATGGTGATCCAGAAGGTCACCGGCCGGTCGTACGGCGAGGAGATCCGCCACCGCATCATCGGCCCCCTGCACCTGAGGGCCACCTCGGTCCCGGGCACCCGCGTCACCGTCCCGCAGCCCAGCAGCCGGGCCTACTCCAAGCTGGCGCAGACGGCGACGGGACCGACGTACGACGTCACGAGGCTGAACCCCTCGCTGGCCTCCTCGGCGGGCGAGATGATCTCCGACTCGGCCGATCTGGACCGCTTCTACTCGGCCCTGCTCAGGGGCAGGCTCCTCCCGCCGAAGCAGCTGAAGGAGATGAAGACCACCGTGGCGGTCGAAGGCATCCCCAATGCGGGCTACGGCCTCGGCCTGATCGACCGCGAGCTCAGCTGCGGGGTCCATGTGTGGGGCCACGACGGCGGCATCCACGGCTCCTCCTCGGCGGCCGTGACCACCGCCGACGGCCGGCACTCCGTCGCCTTCAACTTCAACGGTGACTGGTCGGGAAACAGCGACGCGGTGCTCGAAGCGGAGTTCTGCGGCAAGTAG